TTTTAATTCTAGGAATGATTTAATACTTCGATCTAATCACATTCTACAGAAGCCGTGTCGCTTTTAAACTACTCTAAATAAAATTGGAAATTATTTAAATCCGGCCAAAACTTATATTAGTGGTCCAAAAACGGAATTATAATTTCAGACAAATGCATAACTTATAAAATGCGATGAATATCATAAGTACTATATTTTAGCACCGCAGTACCTTTAGAGATTTTATAATCCATACAAACATCAACTTAAAACTTACAATCTAAACGGTTACTTGTCTTATAACAATTTTTAGTTTGGCAAtatataaaaatctaaaaaatatactCGTTAGGTATAAAGGTTGAATTGACAAGTAAATTTAACCGCGTTTAAAAATATCGTAAGCTAAATTACAGGGAATGAATGAATGTCGTTGAATCTTATTAACGCACTTTATTATACAGAGTGATGACAATACTATGTCTTTTGGCAGAGATAATCATGTCAGTTAAAACAATTCACATGTCAACAGAAATTATTAATCTGAGACAGAATACGATGGAAACAATGACTGGCAGAAATAAACGTTTCTTCAAGAGAAATATTATTGTCTTCATTATTTAcggtaaattatttattgtacaGTTTTAGGCGTCAACGTCATACTTAAAGATGGGTATAATAAATAGCCTGCAAAGTATCAGGAGCAGTGTCATATAAACCCACGGTTATTGTAGTCAAAGTTATCCTTAGACActgttattgaattatatttaatgtaaactgTATTACTTGTAAATCCAACCTTAGCTATTCTTTATAAAGCTAACAGCATTTATTTTacaagtacaatctcggtcatTGAAGGTGCTTTATGTAATGCCCTCAAAGTTGATAAAAATGTCGGCATTGTTTTTCCTTCTGCAAGTGCCAAGGTTCCTTGGTCATCCTAGCACTAATCGGTTATCTAAACCAGATataacatattataattatttaaaacagGTGACacgtatagtccgacaagaaattgtagaaaattattgagggcgccacttcctgcTGTCaattttttgacgtaaaatgcacatggcaacaatttagaaTGGAAATttattagttccattttatttaatttctactattttatatcgCACTATAATACGTGACTAGcccgtttaaaataattataatattcgaGTCTCACAGGAGTTTTATAGTTAGGACCAGATATAACACTTGTAAAAAAGTACCTCCCAGCTTTATAAAACTGCCGTCGCCTCCCTTACTGCTCGTCCTTATCCTTAGCGCCATGCTTGAGGATACGCGTGAACTCAACATAGTCGAAGAGCCCGCCGCGGATGGGCGCCTCGCGCAGCATCTCGTCAACATCGTCGTCGGTGAAGCGGTCGCCCATCGTGGTTAAAAGCTCGCGGAGACGCTCCTCGTTTATCACGCCGTTGTTCTCTTCGTCGAAGCAGCTGGGGGGTTGGCTTGGTTAGAATTTGGTCACAGTTTTAGTATAATGCGGACCTGACGCGGATAAGGGCATTTTCATCtcaacttgtactttaaagcgcgacttaagtcgtgtttcagttaTGTCCAACTGTTACATTCCTGACAtaatgggatttgacattgaccgtcagttttgtaacgattgctaaccggccgttaatgatacacagttaattgaaaatgccCATAATCAAAATTACATTACTTTTAAGCAAAGAGAttgtaaaaatgtatacatatgtatGGTGTAAatttattagtgtccgaccgaaggttcggtttcggtttcggccagtttcggccaaaaaatcatgtttcggctggagtttcggtttcggccaaaaaccgACCgaaacctttcggccgggccgaaacttacgaaatggtacttcggacaaagaccaaaagttggggaataagtaggacaacaatatggatacctacatatactgattcatgtataggtacagaaattaattggtttattataaaatacaattccGGTCGACGttccactggacggtcgacgcagtcttaagaggctgtcaatacctataacgcgcacactgtttaattgtatcggagtgaatgagatagcactgtcgcatgttactgggccctgggcaagagaataataagaaaactcatcatcttcctctcgtgataccggaatttttgccgagtcgtggcaatgggaatgggagcctggggtccaattgacaactaatcccaagaattggcgtaggcactagtttttacgaaagcgactgccatcagactgatattctaacccagagagtaaactaggccttatcgggactagtccggcttcctcacgagtACTCACGACATTAGAACCGTTTAATGGTGATTTtaagcagggccggattaagcatgtcggggcccccagTATCaggtcggcccgagtcgaacgatgtctttttcgctcttattcactcacttattcagtcattttcctacatacctctaatggcaaattttaagcgaggctaaaggctacgctcaactagtgctgcaaagttgattttctcaatagtttatattttgcgaggctgaacagctgacaattgattaaaacgaagaaaaaactcttaaaagTGTCCCTAGTACAGTttatcatacgaatgctcgaccttagttagcctcactttttacctcaatttaccattggtttgtgttccacatgtcatCTACATCAGCTTAGCATttagcctcgctgcgccatgctcggcctgcggtctcgcgttttaatacaaataatacaatggacattggttggagtctgtgctcaactacttatcctgaagcctgaagcacggctttaacttcgcatgaaagttcgcctaaCTGGGGAACTTCGGACTATTAGGCCCagttgaagatcggtacccggccttgcgatatttgtcaacaaaaaatttcgcgctcgctgcgctcgcgtttatggTTGGTTTCTTAGTTGACCCTATATTCTACATGTTagtttgactggtgaatgaataaaagttagaccaagaaaattctacaatgattttgatagcagtgcaactagtgcaaatgttatttatacgtcataatttaatagaagttttgactttaaaataacacttgcactgcgtgtgttatcaaaatcgttgcagaattatcttggtctaactctagtagttttcttaaaaaacttaagtaacatcaatttcaaggacattgggtgttgacagccccataatatgtgtgtaaaagcggttttatgacattttttcaacgattttaacaaatctacaaaaggttcggtttcggtttcggtttcggccgaaactagagccaaagccgaacattcggtttcggtttcggtttcggcaaaaaaacatgtttcggtcggacactaaaatTTATATAGGGTGTGGTGTGGCTATAGAAAAAGCCAAGTTTGACAGTCAAATAAGATGGCGTAATATTATGGCGCCTTGTTTTGTGGTAATAACTGAATTGTCATACGTCAACTTTGAACAACAGGTGTGAATAACTACCTACCGTATCGTATATTATGCATAAGAGGACGTACAGCGACATCTTCACCTATCAAAATCGAAGCACGATaactattattgtattattataactattataagtgACAAATACAACTCACCCAAAAGCATTCTTAATGACATCCTCAGGATCCGTGCCCTGCAGACGTTCACCGAACAGCGTCAGGAACATGGTGAAGTTGATGGGCCCTGGGGCCTCATTCATCATGCCTTCCAAGTAGTCTTCCGTTGGGTTTTTACCTGTACAAAAAAACTTAGTTTCATTAAATACTATTAGAGAGGGGGACTCGACAAATGTCATGTATTTATTTGTGGCAAAATAGTGTAAAAAAGCGAGAAATTAATTTAACCCTCTGTATCATACTTTTGCCTACGGGCAACATACTCTTGACAAGTTGACACCTTTCTCAATTTTAAAGGAATTTTTTAAACGCTAGGTGTATGCACTGTATCTTGTAGTCTACACACTGATGTATGGACTAGACGCTTCCTCAATTTtcaactagatggcgttactcggTCAAACACAACAATGTTTAGTGTTTCGGAGAAATTTGAAAAACATGTGTTTGTGAATTTGTTAAAATCTTTTAAAAATAGTAGTTGGTGATTTTTGTGCCTGTTATTGTGAAAAAGTTGAGGTAAGTGTATAAATCATAACATATATTGTTATCTTCAAGTAATTCCTTGTTTTTATGAaagtagtaggtacttagtgTTTGTACCCCATAAGCTACATTATCGTAAAAGGGTCAAAGTTTAGTACGGTAACggtaggtatatgtttttaACGTAATTAATATCTTGTCCTAGGATGTCTCGTAAACGTCGTTTGCAAGATACCGACATTGCTGCGGCACTCTGTGATGATGATGCGAGTGAAGATGGGTTAGAATTTGATGACGATAGTATTGCCGACCCTGATTTTGATCCTGAGATGGAGGGGTTGACTGAGGAGATGGTAGAGGAGTTGATTGATGAGTTTGGCGATGCTTCTTCTGACGGGGAGTTTGATAATCATGTGGACACATTGATTAGAACCTTACAAAATTACGAAATTACCACTTCGACTCAGGTAGAACCAATACAATCGACTTCAAGCGATTGTAATCTTCCAGCTTCAAGGTCCCAAGGAAAGCCAAAAAAGCTGAATTTACGGTGGAAAAAGAACCTGGAGTTAAACGCACTTCAGCTATCATTCAAAGGTAATGAGACACTTAGTCCTGATACTTTAGAAtagggatgtaacgataccgataccgatataTCGGTCGATACAATCGGCAGGCCGATATATCGGCATCGCCGATTTAAATTCAGCCGATATTACAGTTTTAAAAGCGCGCGAAACGAATGACGCTgctaataatttgaataaactttGTTTCCATAACAAAATATCTACCTAAAGTGAACTATAATTACTGATTTGGATTTACTTTTGCATTGATTGCTTGATGgttacctaaataaatgttttctttgattttgatttggcaTTTTTCTTTGTTAGTTTTAAAGTTTTTCACACTTCACAAAATCGAGTGTCTATTATACATAAGTATGTTTTATGCATATTAAGTACATAATTCCTTATTTATTTGATCTAATGTGCCATTGATATCGGTATCTGTATGGGTATCGCCGATTATTTACTTCAAaaatcggtatcggtatcgtatcggcaaaatcatgtatcgttacatccctaCTTTAGAACTCGATACACCCGTGCAGTTCTTTCTGAAGTTGTTCCCACCAGAGTTAATTCAAACGATTGTTGAACAGACCAACCTTTATGTGGTACAGAAGGATCCAAGTAATACCTTTCGTGTAACTGACCTAGATATACGACAGTTCATCGGCATAGTATTCCTGATGTCCCTGATTAAACTACCCAGGGTTACCAGTCACTGGGCACCTATACTCGGCACAGAACTAATTCAACGTACAATGGCCTTGAACAAGTTCGAAAAAATAAGACAGTTGCTGCATTTCAATGACAATAGCAAAGCAGAATTCCCAGAAGCGATCCAAATCACGATAGAATCTTTAAATTTCGTCCGGTTGTTCATACCTTGAATACTTCATACAAACAAATCACCTTGGAGAAGCAGCTTTGTGTAGATGAGCAAATGTGCTCTACTAAAGCCCGAAATGTGCTGAAACGATACAACCCCAACAAACCCCATAAATTGGGTTACAAAATATACGTGTTGAGTGGTGTTTCCGGTTTTGCTTACAAAACTGAGATAGAAACTGACACAGAAAATGTAGTTAACCAAGGTGAGCCGGATTTGGGGGCTTCGTCGAATGTTGTAATGAGACTGGCACGCATAATACCGAGACATGAAAATTTCAGGCTGTATTTTGACAACTACTTTACCTCTTTGCCTCTCCTGGAATATTTAGTCAAAGAAGGTATTTTATCCCTTGGAACTATTCGAAGAAATCGGAACTATCATCTGTCATAGGCACTAGTTTAGTAAAAGACGAAAAGGACaggattttgaatatttttgatatGCTTGTTACTCAATGTTGCCTACGAGCAACGCTcccttttttcgatttttgtggcgaaaaaaaaaatgagaaattaagttttttatttcaaCTATTTCTATCCAAATTTGcttgaaatattaaaatgttcTGTTGTTCTTGAGAGACAGAGGGTTAAAATGTTTCTAAAGTAAATATGGTGAAATTTCACACAACCCTCCAAATACTACtcaaaaaagaaataataatgcaaattgtggtttttttttaattcatttcaACGCATTTAtacacaaaatacaaaattttaatgacCTGACATGAGATTAGGGGTCGAGATTTCACCAGAGGGAgaaggggggtcaaaaatccaTAATAGTATAAAACTTCACGCAATTAATGGACGCCCCCTTATCTACCCTTACTTGATAACTATGCTAACATAATGAGAATTAACGCCATTAGAACTAAAAGGCAACACTTTAAAAGAATCTTACCAAGAGAAGCGAGCATGTCATGCAGATCATCCTTATCCACAAATCCGTCACGGTTCTGGTCAATCATGTTGAATGCCTCCTTGAACTCTGCGATCTGCGCCTGGTCGAACATGGCGAAGACATTGGATGTGGCGCGCTGGGCGCGCTTCTTGTTCGTGCCACGACGGCCGGCGGTCTTACGGGACGACATTATGATAATCTGGTATGTGAAAAGTGTATGACGTTAGAGTCAAAATAAGAAACTGAAAAATTcagtgttattttattacacacagccataactaattaattaattaacgtTTTCACTACCAGTTTGAGCGACAAGCAATGCTTGTGGCCGATAGCACGTTTTTTTCCGCTTAGTAGCAAAAAGCACCTACAAATATATAACCCGCCTAGCAGGTCACTAGCAGTGAATATGTTAAACCATTTACAAACCAATTAAATgtaaagaaaatattttgagtatatttttattactggtatatttttgatattacattaataacataatttgTTGCAAATTAATAACTTAATTGCAAAATTCTCACATAATTTCAAGAATAgagttaaataatatttttacaagaCACATTATAAAGTGATTAGACTAATTGAGTTTTCTATACAAGTGGATTGTTTAACTTAAAACAGCTAAACATAAtggtaaaatattttaatgatgttgGTCTACGCTTAAGAACACTTGGTAGAGTTGGTAGGCCTAAGACTAAATCTATATGCATTGgagttttacattttatttgtattagtaCTTCCTCGTATGATTACCTGCAATATACGTGCGACGCAGGACGCGAGAAGATGAGACAATGAGATTACTGGACAAACACCTCACGGTGAcgagtttataaataaaatgtaatgaaGCCCACACCGTGTCAATCACCTATCGTCACCTCAAGTAACGAGAAAGTGACTCATGTAAAGAATATTGCACAGACTTCGCGTTCACACCAAAAATGTAGGCCACACAGTGTCAAATACGGCTAAAATCAAGGATGACCATACATGGAGGCGAGTTTCATTAGAGTCCACCTGGTTTTTATGTGatcttataaattattattattaactataaTACTCACATGATATGTTATTTACACTTTATTAAGGATAAATAGCCGTTTTTAACGGAaattagagatgggtaactcaggagtgatagataaaaaagatatatatctttctcGTTTCATGAATCACTCTTCTTGTCTTTACGAATCCGAATGTATCAGTATATCCGTACCGCTCACTCCCTCGGCAACGATTTACTAAAGCGAAAGCGATGACTCGGTCGCGTGTCGACCGAAGTAACACGAACGAGCGACAGCGGTCGTTCAGGCGGATTCGGACGCGTCATTCGCTATTCAGCGGGAacgagaagtagatagtatagtATATCTCGCTCGCGCAGGATGCAATGCAAATTGCAATGATGAGGTATTAATTCGGTTAATGAGTTAAAttgcattgcatttaataaaatgtaaacaaaaagcaataaggtattttattaggcaaatATATTCTTGCGCATGACAATACGAACCAAATTCCTTGTGAATGTACCAATCTATATCCATCAtgatacaaaatgaaaatgtcgCCACGTTATAATAACAATTCTGTCTCTCTCTCATTCATAAGATGACGCAAAGTCAGTAAGTGTCGATACAGTTACGAGCGGGACAActgatacacaaggatataaagatataaaagagtgatacatatcccagtggtaaaaagatatatatcaATCTTTTCCCTCTACTGACACATTTCGCCCATCTCTAACGGAAATTATGCAGGAAAACAAAATTTTGATGAACCAAGCAAAGTGACTAATCACTTAATGTTGcctgttttaaaaaaatgtcactATGACATGATAAATGTGTATTTTTTGGTATGTGTAAAGCTTTCTTTACAACATACGACCATCTCTGTCAAACGCGGGTGGTATGGGGGCGGTTAAATTTATCGCATATCCGACCGCGCTCCGTCAGTGTCGTTCAGAAACGAAAAATGTATTTCATATGGAAAAATCCACCTTTACGTAATGAAAAACGATAGTTGTCAAAATTTGACGGATAATCAGCTGCTAGAATAAAATTATGACTTCTTAGCCAATtccaaaataaaaacaaactccTCATAGTCTCCCAGGAATTTCTAAATTGTAACTAGTGTTCTTTTTGATGTTGttatgtttataaaatatttgctagtataaataatactatataGTATAGTAGTAATGTTGTTTGGATTATCATGTTTTTTTACAGATGCTTAGACAAAAtaaaacaagattagttagaaACGTCGTGAGAACTTTGCACACCTCGTCCGTGGCTTATGCTAACCATTATGAGGTCCTAGGAGTCACACCAAGGTCTACACAGAATGATATAAAGTCAGCATATTACAAATTGTCAAAATTA
The window above is part of the Cydia splendana chromosome 19, ilCydSple1.2, whole genome shotgun sequence genome. Proteins encoded here:
- the LOC134800261 gene encoding myosin regulatory light chain sqh, which codes for MSSRKTAGRRGTNKKRAQRATSNVFAMFDQAQIAEFKEAFNMIDQNRDGFVDKDDLHDMLASLGKNPTEDYLEGMMNEAPGPINFTMFLTLFGERLQGTDPEDVIKNAFGCFDEENNGVINEERLRELLTTMGDRFTDDDVDEMLREAPIRGGLFDYVEFTRILKHGAKDKDEQ